A window of Anas acuta chromosome 5, bAnaAcu1.1, whole genome shotgun sequence genomic DNA:
CTTGTAATTTTCTCTGAAGGCGGTCTTCTCTAGGCTTCTCCTCTGCTGTAGTTCTTTGCTCTTGTGGTTTAgaattatttacatttacagtttTTACCAGTGGCTCTTGAcctatttgcatttctttctggaTTTGATATTCCgttgtttctttcagtttagTTTTCCCAGAGTAATCAGTCTCTGATAGTTGAAAACAAGTGCTTTTACTTTGCAATTTTCCTTGAAGCGAATTACTTTCTAAACAGAACTCTCTCCGTTCCTTTTCAGtatcattttcttccttaaactCTTTGCATGACACCACAGGACTACTTGTCTCAGCCTTCTCATGTAGTATACATAGCTCTCTCAGAAGCTTTTcgttttcttcactgaaatggtTTACCTCACTTTTCATATTAATTAGCTCCAAATCGGACTTCTCTATACGACTGAGAAGCTCTTCTTTTTCGCTCTTCATTTCTTCCAAAGCCGCTTTATAACGGTGGGCTTCTTCTTGGCCCTCCTTTATAGCTTCCTTTAATAATTCCTTTTCCAGATCAAGTTTCTCTCTGAAATCCTTAAGTGAAGAATGCAATGCTTCTATTTCCTCATTCTTTTCTGCAACCTCCTTCTTAGCTTTCATTCTCAATCTCTGCATTTTCTCCTGACTCATCTTGTaatcctcttcattttttttaataagtgtttctttctcattattGACATGTTCAAGTATTGCCTTAATGTCTACAACTTCAGCCGCATatgctttcagctttttctttagcTGCTTTAAGTCCTCCAACAAACTGTCCTTACATTGCTCCTGGTATTGTTCCTTCTGTCCTACAGAGTTTAAGTCAACTTTAAgagtttcttctctttccccaaCAAATTCAACTAATATTTTTCTCAACTCTTCCTttagcatttctgtttcttcctgaaGCTTTGCATAATTACTTCTTAGTTCTTCTAATTCAGTCTCTTTCCTTGTTACTGAAGCTACTACGTTTTCTGACTCTTTCAAGGATGCAGTCTGAACCTTGCTTCTTGATTTTTCTGATTCCAAACTCTTCACATCAGTTTCTTCACATTTTCCCAAAAGCTCCCCCTGtaaggtttctttttccttttttaatcgATTCATAATATTAATTTCACTGTTGGAGTCCAAACATTTCTTATGGTCCCCAGCACTTAAATTGGTCTCTTCAGAATTGTAATTTTTCAATAATTCTTCCCTCTGAACTTCAGACTTCACCTTTTCAAGAGCTATAAAGAGCTGAGAACGTTCCTCTTCATATGCACATACTTTTTCATCAAGCACAGATTGTAGGTGAGCAAGCATGCAGTCCTTTTCTTCTAAAGATTTTAGGTTCTGTTcacatatattttgtttttcagcaataACATCAGTTAGTCCTGCAATACTGGTCTCAAGTTGCTCTAAATGAGAGGCCTTTGCAGacaacatttcatttaaatcacTTATTTTGGCATCTTTTTCTAAAAGTTCTTGCTTCAAAGTTCCAAGATTAGACtcaaaatcattattttgtACTTCAACTAGTTTCAGCTTGTCTGTTAACTCAGTAACTTTCTTCAACAactcctctgattttttttgctctttttctatttcttcctgtCCACTCTTTTCTAGTTTTCCAACTTTTTGCATTAGATCCCTTCTTACTATCAGTGCTGCTtgaagtttctttttcagattCTCTTTTTCCTTGCCAAGTTTCTCAAGATTAAACTGcatctcccctttttctttcattaaatcTTTAACAACAGCTTCTGTATCGCTTAACATAACCTGACTACATTCCAGTTCTCTCTTACAATCCCCAAGTTCCTGCAGTACTCTATTTAGTTCTTCTACAGAACTATTATGAACAGCTTCCAGATCCTGCAGCTTGCGATTTAATGTATTCCTCTCTTCTGAaaaattcagcatttcattTGACAATGATTCCATGACCTGGGCAACAGAGCAgtccttttctttcagctgctggctTAGACCAGAAATTAAATCCTTTTGCTGATTTACCTGTGAAGTTAAGTTTTCTATAAGTTGgtcttttcttcccatttcttcaAGAAAACTTGCTACTTTTTTACCTTCAACATGCAATTTTTCTTGACTGGTTCTTActatttcttctgatttatttattttgtcctgAAGAAATTCAACCTGCTTGTTCATTTCTGCAAATgattcctctctttctttcaaaagagaCTGTTGCTTACATAATGTTTCCTTGACAGTGACCATTTCTTGTGATAGGCATTCAATTTCAGATTCATAGGTGCCCTTCATCTTTTCAATATCACTCTGCAGCAactccttctctttctcaagTAATCGCATGctttttaattcatcttttaTGATAtctatttccttctgtttttctaaaagaaTCAGTTGCAATTGTTCTCCTTCTGCTTCTTTGCTCAAAATAGTAGTTATCAGAGTGGAGAATTTTTCCAACTGAATTTTACTATCAGTTAGCTGCAGTTGGGAATCTGAAGTCTGTGCATTCTCTTCTTTATACAAAAGCTTACTATTAAGTAATGGAGATAGGGTTTGAGTTAATTCCTCTTTGGAAAGATCCAGCTCTTGCTGTAAAGACTGGATTTTGTTATCCtttgatttcatttcactttctaAGCTGCTCAAATGCTcagtaagatttttattttgtaaagttGCCCTATCGAGTTCTGTCACCCATTTGTTTTCTGACTCAAGTAGATTTTGTTCTAGAGTTTTAAATTTAAGTTCTAACTTAGAAAGTTCTTCACCCTTCGCACTAACCTGCATCTGtaacttctctttttcagtcttcatctgCAGTTTGACAGCATCTATCTGCATTCTTGAATAATTCTCACTGGTTTCtagtttttcattaatttcttgaAGCTCTTCcaatttcttttgcaaatgATTTTGAGATGCAGTAAGCTGTGTGTTTTCAGCCATCAGTTTATCAGCATCTTCTTGTAacgtatttttttctttctgtaaagatTCTACCTGGCTTTGCAGATTACCTATTAAAAGCGCATTGTCGTGGCTGTCTTGAGATGACTTGGAATTTACATTCGTCAGCTCTAACTTTAAACATTCTATGTTATCTGCCTGTTCACTGCACGTCACACGCAGGGACTCCACAGCCAATTCTTTTTGCTGTAAATCTTGTTCCCATGTACTTATTTGGTCTAGTGCTTTTTGGTATTCATTTTTTACAGTCTCAAGCTCAACTGTCaaagaattgatttttttctgattattattaaagtcttcatttttttcctgaaattcctTAGTAAGATTTTTCATGGCTGCATCACTTTTCTCTAATTCTTCTCTGAGAACCGCAATCTCGCTAGAAAGAATATTAATGTTGCTATCTGCCAACTGTATACTTGTATCTTTCTCCTTCACAGAATTAAGCAGTCCAGCAATaacttcttcttttttattaagaGCTGCATTGAACTCAGTTTTTAGTTCATACTGTGCTTcaattttttcctgaagagaaaCCAAAGCATTCTCTTTCTCATGGACTAGTTCTTTAGATTTTTGTAGTTCTTGTGTTAGGTCGTGTACCTGACTTGTGAGTTgggaaattaaatttatattctcttcatctttctttgctttctccttcagAGTTTTGAGGAGACTTTCATTTTCTACAAGAGATGATTCCTTTTCTAACAATGAACGGTCCATCTCAATTATTACGTTCTTCTGATGTTGTAACTCTTTTTGTAAATTCAATTTCACATCCTCCAGCTCCACCACCTGTTTCTTTAATACCTCAcattcattctctttttcttgaatTTGCATCTTTAAACTCTCACTAAACAATGACATACTATTGACAGTTGaatctttttctgaaacaagTGCTTTTAATTGTTCTGCTTCTGAGGTTAAAAGCTCTaactgcttctgctgcaaaacagaTGATTCCTGTACATCAGAAAGATGTGCTTTTAAACTGACATACTCATCtgacttttgttttaaagattcaTCCTTCTGTGTAATTGAATCATTTAactgtgctgttttttctgtCACATTTCTAAGCTGATATTGAAGGTCAGAAATAACCTCCATATTCTCAGACAGTTGAACCCTAAGTACATCAGACTCTTCAGATTTATCTTTTAATAACTTTAATTCTTGGGCTTGTCTcttacattcattttctttttcctgcattgCTTGCCTAAGCTGACTGGTTTCAAAACCTAGGGTTTGTATTTGGTTTTGCAGATCTGAAACAATTTGCAAATATTGCCCTTCTCCTGCCATTTTACTATCTTTCATTTGCTGTatcaaaacatctttttcagaaattagagtttctttttcttctaagacAGTTCTTAAGTCTTCTTTCTCAATCACTAGGCCATCAATTTGGTCCTTCAGAGCCAAAATATTATGACTTTGTTGGGACAAGTGTGAAGTTAAAGCAGCTACTTCATCTGACTTTTTCATTGCCATAGCATTTACTGTTTCAATGTCtactttcaatttttcattttctagagctgctgtgtgtgcttgTTGCCTTGCTGAAGTAACTTCAGACTGCTGCTGCACCAACTGTGACTGAAGAACTTCAAATTCACGTGACTTCTCGCTCAGTAAGTTTGAAAGGTCCTCCTTTTCATTCTTAAGCGCAGACACTTCTTTGCTTAATAGCTGTAGCTGATTATTTAACGCTCTGCTTTCTTCAATTTTGTCTGAAACTTGCTTATGAAGTTTCTCGAGTTCTGAACCCTGACTTTTTACAGTCAGGTTTCTTTCCTCTACCCACTGAGataactttgttttttcttccttaagatTTTTAATCTCATCCTGCAACTCCACAACATAAAATTTACTGTCTTCCATTTCCTTATGTAATGAATcattttgaaggattttttcttctagaCACCTGCTCTTAGCTTCAATATCCAAAGTTAAGCTTTGAACTTGTTCCTGCAGTAGTAAATTCTTTTCCTTACTATGGCTGAGCTCTTGGATTAGGGTACCGCATTCAGATAACTTACTATttatcatttcttctttctttatctcATTGTCTTTGGCATCCTTCAGTTGAATGAGAAGTGATTGCATTTGTTCATGCAACTGTTGTGCCTGTTCCTTGCTTTCAAACAATTGATCAGCTAATACATTacattcctttgttttcttctgcagctgttctgcaactgaattttctttttgctctgcaAGTACTGAAAGTTGTTCAATCTCTTTTGCCAGAGTGTTTTTATCACAATTTAGCACAGAAACAGTTTTTTGGTACTCGGCAGTGCTAACAGATAACTTGTTCTCTATTTCTGCCACAGCCTGGATTTTCTTTAACAATTCACACTCTTTTACATCCAGGAGTTTGGACAAATTCTCATTTTCACTGATTAACTgttgcttctctttttccacTAGATCTAtactttttttcagttgttcatttgcttttatttgctctgccagttcttcttctttcccctcAAGATCTGCCTGCAATTGCTTATTAGCTGAAGCTTTCTCTTGTGTCTCTATTTCCATCTTGTTAATTTGTTTATGTATTTCACTTAATTGGTTATTAAGCTCTTTGCAACATGTCTCTTTGGCTTTCAGATCTCCAGTTAATTTAAGTTTAGTCTCTTCATTTTGTTGCTCCAAAAATCCAAGCTTCTTATCTAATGAAATAATGATCTCTTGTTTCTcttgtaattcttttttaattgtttcctgatgttcagtaTGTTCTGTAAGCTTCTGACACAACTGAGCTaactcttcatcttttttagCATCTTCCAAAACTAGTTTGTTGTATAAATCTTTAATTGATTTTAACTCGTTTTCAAGCGTCTGttctttattctctttctctttaaGCAAActgttccatttttcttttagtgtgTTGCTTTCCTCAATCTGAGATTTCAaatattcagtttcttttctttgtttattctCAGTTTCTTGTAGCTTTTCAGATGATTTGCTAATTTGTTCTTTCAGTAAAGTAATTTGTGACTCACACTCCATAAGGTTGTTATGATATGTAACGTTGCTGGCGTTGATCTCTGAACGAAGATCCTTAATTGTAATGCTGTTCTCACTGATTTGTCTTATtaattcctcattttctttggttttagcTTCATTCTCAACTCTAACTCTTTCTAGCTCTAGTCTCATTGTATTACTCTGCTCAGAAAGGACAGATATCTTCACACTTGCATCTCTGACATCAGCTGTTTGTACTTCTTTCAGTAAATGAGCTTCCCTTTCAGCCTTTGATAAAGCTTCTTCCATCCCtcttatttcttcctctttgcacTGCACTTGCTGCTTCAGGATAACAACCTGTTCAGAATATTCTGTCATATTCAAAGATAAGGCGGatatttccctctctttttctgcCAGTGATTCTTTAAGATTATCAATTTCTCTTTCGCGTTTCTGGAGATCTTGAATTAGTTGAGATCTTTCCTCTAAATGGCTTGTATTCAGTTTGTCAAGCTCTTCATTTGTCTGCTCCAGATCTAGCTGCATCGATTCCACCATGCCGTCTTGTTTCAAAGTctaaatattaagaaaagagTGTTACAATAATACTTCAAGCATATGTTTGAAGGCAAATGGAAGACACACTCCATATGCAGACCTATTGCTTAAACTAATCCATCTCTCACACTTGACCCTTAATCTAATTACCTACCCAACTGTACAGTCACAAGATCACGATGTTATATTTTAGATTGTTTAAGCATACAGGAAGGTCAGTGTGTGAAATTTGAAGCaactaatgctttttttttattttgctgacatCTAAATGGACCATGtcaaattaacagaaaatttcatcattttaatgAGTTACCTTTTCCTTCAGTGTAGCAACTTTTTCTGTTAGATCACTGATGATTGTTTTCTGCTCAGTGTTCTCCACTTCATACACGTTGCATTTCTTTAAGACTTCATTCAGCTtagtattaaaaatagaaatcaacATCATAGAAGCATATAGAATTGTACTAATAACATGACACTAGAGTTATACTACTAAGCCTAAGTGGACTGTATACATTGAAACTAACACAGACAACATATGACCCcaataaaacagcaacactTTCATGTAAAGCTCTGGGCTGGGTCTAAGAAGTCCTTATACCCAGCTTTACACAAAGTAATTACATGATGtgaacaaaactgaaacaagACAACCAAAGTCTTTGGGTAGGAAAACAGCAATATTGTTTCTGGGATGCAAATTAAAAGTTATGACAAATGCTCACCAGTTCTACTAAAGTAAATAGTATTTAATAACTTTAACTTACCTTTTGTTCAGTATGCACAAACTTTTCACCAAGCTCTTTGCTCAGCAGATCCTTTTCTTGAAGCAGTTTTGTCAAAGTTTCAATTTGTTCTAGTTTTTCTGTCATGTTTAGcagcttctgttctttttctccaagTGAAGTTTCAAGGAAGCTATTTCTGTCACTTAATCTAAGAAAATACATACACAGACCTTTGATAATCAAattccattttgaaaagaaagttttctttaaGCTTTCTAAAGGTTTATTAACCCCCCAAAACTAGGTtcctaaaataataatcatttcTACACTTTCCATTTAAACTACCAAGTCCAAAAACATCATGACTGTAAAGAGAAGCAAGAATTAAGTAACTCAATTTCACGTTTTAACAGAATATAATTCTTGCCCGTTAGAAGTTTAATCTTACAGCAAAGAACACTAATCCTGTATGGAGCtataaagaatttttattttaccctTTTAGCTGCTCATTCAAGCCAGAGATCAGCATTTGATGCTTTTCAGCATCTCGAATTTGTTGGTTGCGTAATTGGGTGAGTTGAGCTTGCAAACGTTCATTCTCATTCTGCAACAAAACAATAATCAAGAGGATTATTGTGTACAAATGTCCAGAATAGTGTAAGAGAACTAGATTCCTGAAAATCTGAGTCATTAGGAGATTTATGTCCTACACAGTAAGAGAGACTGTTAGCTTATATGAGAGACTGAGAGCGTATATCAGTGCAAAATACAACACTAATGACACGAGTTCAGGTAGATGCAACCCACCTTCCAGAAATACCGCCTTCAGTGATGCATGAACTCAAGGATCATTGCTTCATAtgcaaaccaaaacacacacacacacacacactgtgttAAGGCAGCTTACTTATCTTAACTTATCctactgctctgaaaaaaatactttcctcATTGGTTTGAGAACAATACTAAATTTCCAATTATTTGGCATATTTTTTCAGGCTGAAGGAATGCAAAAAATCTGTAAGATACAGATTAGCATACGAGgaactgtgaagaaaaagaaagcaagcttcatTCACACAGTTGATCTCCTATTCTAGACAGATACACTGCACCAATTCAAGAACAAATCcacaaaaaaatctaaaagcaaccaaaaaacaaaagtaGAACACATATCCAGAACCAACAGCAAATAGGACAAACATGGCAAACTTGTCACCTCTAATGAAAATAAGCTAGCATTCTGAAGGAGGCAGAACACACCTGTACCGCCCTCAATAGCTGCCCTTCTTCCTCTACACCAAACGTTACCTGTATTGAAAGTTTTTGTTACAAGATTCCCATGTATGAATTAATATAAGGTTGTCTTgcatcttaaaatattaaactctTTTACATATATAGATGCAACTTAAAGAAGTATAAGGAATGCTACAAGCCTGAGTTTTAGTAAGAGACCATTTGTCTCATTTTGTGATAACTAGGGTTAGAAAGTATCAAGAATAGTAACTTACCaggcaatattaaaaaaaaaaaaatctgataaaagGATTTGTTACTGTTCCTTTGTGGGccttcattcattatttttataatataaatagttaaaaatattttatatttattataaatactATATATGTAAAATTATATAGGTGAGATATAATCTGTGAATTATATGAAGCTTGAGGGATTTAAGAAGAGAGAGACTTATGACATCAGTAACAAAATTTAATTCTTGACCTTCTGACACAGGCTCCCTACAgagaacaatgaaaataataacGCCTTTTACTATGTTTCTACAACAAATAACAAAGCTTTCTTCCAAACAAGTTTCTTTTTGTGGTGACTTCTACTTTTGCTGAATAGAAGTAACAGGCTTAAACTTCAGAGTATAATATAGCATGCAGAGACACTCTGTCAAGATAAATATAAACTAAAAAATAGGCTTTGGAAATTTTTGCTAGCTGCAAACGGACATTTTTGTCTTATTGTAGGCTATGATTGTAATATAAACAGAACTAAATGATTCCCCTAAGAACAACAGTTTTTACACGAATACAAAAGCTTACCTGAAGAGCCTCCATTCTACCTTGAAGCTGCAATCTATCTTCCAAATCCTGACAACGCTCTTCTAGAAACAGAATTTGTTCCTGTAGTTGATTTCTTTCCAGTTCCAACTCTTCAACTACACTCCGTAAACCTACTTAagtcaaagaggaaaaattatttcaagaaaGGTCAACAAAAAATTCCTGAAGTCTAGAAACGTTCACCTTCATATTCACAATTCTCACCACTGTGGGGCACAATCAGATCTCAACCATTTCCAGTGGAAATGCTTGAAGCCTTGCACGtctaaaaactaaataaaaaaagtactcttaattattcaaaaaataaaatcaagttgCATAGCTCAAGAACTCAGAGAACCTGGCAGAAATATTCTCATCAGTATTGTGGCTCAATTAATACTGTGACTGATGTTACTTTAATCATCAGTTAATGTACTTGCAGGATCAGAGCTTAAGCAATCTTAATAAACAAGTA
This region includes:
- the LOC137857728 gene encoding golgin subfamily B member 1-like isoform X5, translated to MWKWGSGDDSPSKAAAGSQDAGNMSVTDLTEQLTSTEQLVTQLKELVREKDAELRNKDNQLKEERESADAKLSKVKLQNKAKVASLTSQLEELKKQLAAAGGLEEKAEQKKASRDGDQENAAANRGKILVLRRRIEELESQIAQKNEELQKKNAELEAQRCRGTEMDAMLAEKEKKLAERDAYIIDLQIACGSGGTANEILLPNEELKNELSIKESSLQSMQILVQNLTKKVGDSEEKCSLFQEQIESLKTVQSNERERFQEMEAAYIENVRVFQNIIQEKEKELEAQRKKHEQELFKLVAKSDASADLEQLLKALKQKLHEKEEVMLGRTQVIDVLQKELDAKDQQLKEINENLKRLQSEKENLQSKLDAERHVLRAQIKDMMEKHVLEMTKVREKHDAELHEIQEKHETELQEKDQALVQLKKQVEELTVGGQTKDVRDLESTTKEKMEELEVQLKLKTEEATKSEAKFLKMKAWSKSRIKQLEDELKNFSSKNNDVSALNNRVSELEAEKEELQSKLQSLHEIRTQNEELLTKLEVYEEQQRKLQADLDQVTKRAASQASESGSVDELQSHLLEWQENVPESEESRDQVREEKSAMALRMAQIEEEREAIVSGQQELEEELTTAQGMGRLQQARRKSNQTSRKVQEEYSFDGKQCFQEALNVTLDSTDSAEGENMGGWWPEYTSPNAVGLRSVVEELELERNQLQEQILFLEERCQDLEDRLQLQGRMEALQNENERLQAQLTQLRNQQIRDAEKHQMLISGLNEQLKGLSDRNSFLETSLGEKEQKLLNMTEKLEQIETLTKLLQEKDLLSKELGEKFVHTEQKLNEVLKKCNVYEVENTEQKTIISDLTEKVATLKEKTLKQDGMVESMQLDLEQTNEELDKLNTSHLEERSQLIQDLQKREREIDNLKESLAEKEREISALSLNMTEYSEQVVILKQQVQCKEEEIRGMEEALSKAEREAHLLKEVQTADVRDASVKISVLSEQSNTMRLELERVRVENEAKTKENEELIRQISENSITIKDLRSEINASNVTYHNNLMECESQITLLKEQISKSSEKLQETENKQRKETEYLKSQIEESNTLKEKWNSLLKEKENKEQTLENELKSIKDLYNKLVLEDAKKDEELAQLCQKLTEHTEHQETIKKELQEKQEIIISLDKKLGFLEQQNEETKLKLTGDLKAKETCCKELNNQLSEIHKQINKMEIETQEKASANKQLQADLEGKEEELAEQIKANEQLKKSIDLVEKEKQQLISENENLSKLLDVKECELLKKIQAVAEIENKLSVSTAEYQKTVSVLNCDKNTLAKEIEQLSVLAEQKENSVAEQLQKKTKECNVLADQLFESKEQAQQLHEQMQSLLIQLKDAKDNEIKKEEMINSKLSECGTLIQELSHSKEKNLLLQEQVQSLTLDIEAKSRCLEEKILQNDSLHKEMEDSKFYVVELQDEIKNLKEEKTKLSQWVEERNLTVKSQGSELEKLHKQVSDKIEESRALNNQLQLLSKEVSALKNEKEDLSNLLSEKSREFEVLQSQLVQQQSEVTSARQQAHTAALENEKLKVDIETVNAMAMKKSDEVAALTSHLSQQSHNILALKDQIDGLVIEKEDLRTVLEEKETLISEKDVLIQQMKDSKMAGEGQYLQIVSDLQNQIQTLGFETSQLRQAMQEKENECKRQAQELKLLKDKSEESDVLRVQLSENMEVISDLQYQLRNVTEKTAQLNDSITQKDESLKQKSDEYVSLKAHLSDVQESSVLQQKQLELLTSEAEQLKALVSEKDSTVNSMSLFSESLKMQIQEKENECEVLKKQVVELEDVKLNLQKELQHQKNVIIEMDRSLLEKESSLVENESLLKTLKEKAKKDEENINLISQLTSQVHDLTQELQKSKELVHEKENALVSLQEKIEAQYELKTEFNAALNKKEEVIAGLLNSVKEKDTSIQLADSNINILSSEIAVLREELEKSDAAMKNLTKEFQEKNEDFNNNQKKINSLTVELETVKNEYQKALDQISTWEQDLQQKELAVESLRVTCSEQADNIECLKLELTNVNSKSSQDSHDNALLIGNLQSQVESLQKEKNTLQEDADKLMAENTQLTASQNHLQKKLEELQEINEKLETSENYSRMQIDAVKLQMKTEKEKLQMQVSAKGEELSKLELKFKTLEQNLLESENKWVTELDRATLQNKNLTEHLSSLESEMKSKDNKIQSLQQELDLSKEELTQTLSPLLNSKLLYKEENAQTSDSQLQLTDSKIQLEKFSTLITTILSKEAEGEQLQLILLEKQKEIDIIKDELKSMRLLEKEKELLQSDIEKMKGTYESEIECLSQEMVTVKETLCKQQSLLKEREESFAEMNKQVEFLQDKINKSEEIVRTSQEKLHVEGKKVASFLEEMGRKDQLIENLTSQVNQQKDLISGLSQQLKEKDCSVAQVMESLSNEMLNFSEERNTLNRKLQDLEAVHNSSVEELNRVLQELGDCKRELECSQVMLSDTEAVVKDLMKEKGEMQFNLEKLGKEKENLKKKLQAALIVRRDLMQKVGKLEKSGQEEIEKEQKKSEELLKKVTELTDKLKLVEVQNNDFESNLGTLKQELLEKDAKISDLNEMLSAKASHLEQLETSIAGLTDVIAEKQNICEQNLKSLEEKDCMLAHLQSVLDEKVCAYEEERSQLFIALEKVKSEVQREELLKNYNSEETNLSAGDHKKCLDSNSEINIMNRLKKEKETLQGELLGKCEETDVKSLESEKSRSKVQTASLKESENVVASVTRKETELEELRSNYAKLQEETEMLKEELRKILVEFVGEREETLKVDLNSVGQKEQYQEQCKDSLLEDLKQLKKKLKAYAAEVVDIKAILEHVNNEKETLIKKNEEDYKMSQEKMQRLRMKAKKEVAEKNEEIEALHSSLKDFREKLDLEKELLKEAIKEGQEEAHRYKAALEEMKSEKEELLSRIEKSDLELINMKSEVNHFSEENEKLLRELCILHEKAETSSPVVSCKEFKEENDTEKERREFCLESNSLQGKLQSKSTCFQLSETDYSGKTKLKETTEYQIQKEMQIGQEPLVKTVNVNNSKPQEQRTTAEEKPREDRLQRKLQAALISRKEALRENRCLKDQIDKLILEREELVNKTGTLEQLLLEVGREKQSSNTVSPVSEEESLVSENARLLTENENLTAACESLKSTMETIVQEKEAFSFQLNTLKDSQTVELTGWKAKHSELKQEYESLLQAYENISSKIADMRQVIDATRKEKQEAIQRLREGESEKEALEKRFQNLIDENKVIKDQLKQLSESKKSEVDELQSKAKRQIREQEARIEEHKDRLQELTQQNHQLTEENEQLKQTSECLKQTLENIQNENDILHNNISVTKAALEDLQGQMETYQNDMQSKMTDALYENESLLKDINMLKDKLSEKEQDVLVLEQERKLISEKVKETEKSLDYKNHCITKLDMECKSLNQEIVSLNEKVKILEDDKCLLQEELENVQESSYKVKNEREFLETELLNHIKKIDHLTDRVKSVQMQNNLLLQQLEDLKAEKCNVIREKEEQQLHLVKVFEEKVKCAQRDNSGSKNKTKELQELLKEKQQEINHLQKDSIKLQELILDLERSVKLSQSKSEKFEKDLTNMSEKLAKSNEEINHLNEKLSSQVSLLDQSKNEVDRLTAENLNWRKELKKKEDELQIQKREHVTELELNLQQSKSVHKREFLNLEERHSALQREKDRAVSEIHALQEEVNFKDSQNKKLQADLNAALARLAAFAKCMSSLQNDRDRVITEMKTWEMQFKEAIQSKEKQIEDSNKRIMTLQDELKDKMTQIQELNIKYSVVEETKDELYLRQKSADTQRHEELCKIKEENTSFFNRQQELESALQSKEEALQALLKENNSLNHLIENSKSAGREIKALESNFTRQEQELQQLLAEKEKINAELEKQITISEQMKIMLNNKDKEISLLISSKGDEISDYLVQVQTQHREQIKEYELQLRSLQREREQSEESCQRMENELRNLQMKADKADQDKAAIASEIDAFKRSMSSLQNDRDDLFSKYKELEHLHQNVLHERDSLIVGNASENNALKQELRILLNQIDDLHSENAMLSAQLIKYREDLNQVLSLKDHQLKDLLKQKLDFIKGLEKEKYDLQKQIKDMQLSNQLQTDTAISLEHENKKLVSKVNDLESLIVSLNKEKLVSESGEKLLTSGSVQKNECVSDGLYGAKLQKRIQEVQKSVGRNADGEYSKTLLTPEHGDEPDALTEVILEIQSQNRELRSQNEAFGKAMTALQNDRDRIIEDLKILQSKYTSELKSEKKKGDELEAELDSFKSHLVSMLKENGLLNKVHFDAANKVTLHQIGDEIENLCRTLVTHELEISRLSSECGNYVHQIEAFSKAMASLQDDRDKLLQELSKQKAKEGASLAAVEISKLKTKVDELEKALHQTKAFQAETEREIASYQSELAGLRTEKSLLLSESEALRNQCQMTVAEKDRQIAELQKLQEDLIVKKSVSTSGNYPVKVLETASLAGSADNPEEIKHVLAEKNQLQNELQRCLQEMHQKDLHLHQINSKVVQSAEENAVLSAQLKTLSQTLRDNQLRYTDLQNRYLRLEREYQTMQVTSFQGTVQDETRAEVPPGAPQERSAVIVEIDNMELNELRKRLAETEQQYDSVQQALSQLTETLSEEKRRREAAEEALGLSEELSNRFEVSSYRSVPREYTVQMETEEEREALIINPSEHVIVRKVKGGALSFRRWLRGRSLYCSKLLTSRAKSRYLFLTYLVTLHLVVLLCLTGVL